AGGGGGGGATCGTCCGGTGCCACGGGAGTGGGCACCATGGCCACATAGGGGAAGGCCGAGTGGATGGCCTGCCGCCGCTCCTCCAGGCTGGGCATGGACGGGACCCGGCCCTCGATGGCGCCGCGCCGGGACGATGGATCCGGCTGGCCGTGGATGTAGGTGAGCACCCGCAGGCTGTCCATCTGCCAGGCCTCGGCCCGCCCCGCCTTCAGCGCCTGCGAGCGGGCCGCCAGCAAACGCCCCGATTCGCGGATCTGCAGCTTGATCCACCAGCCCACCTGGACGCACAGCACGACGGACACGGACAGGAAAATGATCCGCTGCAGCGAGAAGGTCTGGGCGCGATTGGCCATGCCCCCATCTTGGCAGTGTCGCTCCGGGAGGCCATCCTGGAGTCCGATGTCAGCCTCGAACTCCTCCTCCGGCCCCAAACCGATCCCGCCCACCTATCCCGTGGCGCCACCCACGGGCAAGGCCAGTTCGGGCCCGAAGCAGGTTCTGGGCGCCCCAGCGGCCCGACCCCAGGGGGCCGAGCTGCTGGCGGAGCTGTTGCAATCCCAGCGGCAGCTGACCCAGGTCACGGCCGAGGCGCGTGATCTCAGGGCCAAGCTGGGCCGGCGCTCCCATCAGATGCAGATGCTCCAGCATGTGTCCGAGATCCTGGCCGCCACTTCCAAGGGCGGGCAGGTGGTGAGCGTGGTGCTGGATGTGCTTGTCCAGGAATTCCACTGCCCGCGGGCCGTGGTGTGGGCCCTGGAGGATGGCGGTTCCGGCTATGTCCCGAAGGAGGGCTTCGGCTTTCCCCGCCCGGCCTGGTCCGCCATGCGCCTGCCGGCGCCGAATCCCTTCCCGGATACGCCCCTGGTGCTGTTCCAGAGCCAGTGGCTGGATGCCACCTGCGGCGAGGAGACCCTCCAGGCGCTGCGGGGTCCCGAAGGTGCACCGCTCTACTTCATCCCCTTCGAGCACCAGCTGCTCCTGCTGGGCTTCGTGGTCCTGGCCATGCCCGTGGATCGCCGGGTGGAGGAGGAGGAGCTGGATTCCATCGCCATCCTCCAGCGGCAGGCGGCCATCTCGCTCTACAACGCCTGGTTGTTCCGCGACCTCTCCGAGCAGCGCGACGCCCTGCAGAGCCAGACCCTCGAGCTGGAGCGGGTGAACAACCGCCTGCGGGAAGCCGACCAGCTGAAAAGCGAATTCCTCGCCCTCACCAGCCACGAGCTGCGCACGCCCCTCACGGGCATCCTGGGATTCACGCGCCTCGTCATGGACGGCCTCTATGACGACGCCGAGGAAATGCGCTCCATGCTGCAGGACAGCTACAGCTCGGGCCAGCATCTGCTGGGGCTGCTCAACGACATCCTCGACCTCGCGAAGATCGAATCCGGGCGCATGGAGGTTCATCCGGAACCCCACTCCCTCGCCCCCCTGCTCGACGAAGTGAAGCCCATCGCGGAGGCCTACCCCCGCCAGCCCGCGGTGACGCTGGAGTGGCCCGAGGTGGTGGACATCCCCGAAGTGATGGTGGATCCGAGCCGCCTGAAGCAGGTCCTCCTGAACCTGCTCTCCAACGCCCTGAAGTTCACCAAGGAGGGGACGGTGAGCATCCAGGTGGAACGCCATCCCGGCGTGATCGCCCTGCTGGTGGTGGATACCGGCATCGGCGTGAGCCCCGAGGCCCAGGCCCGCCTCTTCCAGAAGTTCGCCCAGGCCGAAGGGGGCCACAGCCGGGAATACGGGGGCACCGGCCTCGGCCTGGTCATCTGCAAGCACCTCATGGAGATGATGGGCGGCACCATCAGCCTGTCCAGCGAGGGTCTGGGCACGGGCAGCACCTTGCGGATCACGATTCCGATCGCGTAGGGCCCGCCGCTGCTGGTCTGTGATCGGTCGTCTACGCTCCGTCTCGGGCTCCGCTCCGCGATGTGTGAAAATGATGGTTTGCGTCCGGAGCTCCCATGTCCTATCAGCGCCGCCCCGACTTCCTTCCCTTCACCCGGCCCATGGTCGGCGAGGAGGAGATCGCGGAGATCATCGACACCATCCACAGCGGGTGGATCACCACGGGACCGAAGTCGGCGGCCTTCGAGGAGAAACTGAAGGCCTACAACGGCGTGCCGCACTGCCTGGTGATGAACAGCGCCACCACGGCCCAGGAGATCACCATGCAGGTGCTGGGGATCCAGCCCGGCGATGAAGTGATCACCACCTCGCTGACCTGGGTGAGCACCCTCAGCACGGTGGTGCTGCAGGGCGGCGTGCCCGTGCTGGTGGACATCGACCCGGTGACGCTCAACATCGATCCGGCCAGGCTTGAGGCCGCCATCACGCCCCGCACCAAGGGCATCATCCCCGTACACCTCACGGGCCTGCCGTGCCCCAT
The window above is part of the Geothrix sp. genome. Proteins encoded here:
- a CDS encoding ATP-binding protein, which encodes MSASNSSSGPKPIPPTYPVAPPTGKASSGPKQVLGAPAARPQGAELLAELLQSQRQLTQVTAEARDLRAKLGRRSHQMQMLQHVSEILAATSKGGQVVSVVLDVLVQEFHCPRAVVWALEDGGSGYVPKEGFGFPRPAWSAMRLPAPNPFPDTPLVLFQSQWLDATCGEETLQALRGPEGAPLYFIPFEHQLLLLGFVVLAMPVDRRVEEEELDSIAILQRQAAISLYNAWLFRDLSEQRDALQSQTLELERVNNRLREADQLKSEFLALTSHELRTPLTGILGFTRLVMDGLYDDAEEMRSMLQDSYSSGQHLLGLLNDILDLAKIESGRMEVHPEPHSLAPLLDEVKPIAEAYPRQPAVTLEWPEVVDIPEVMVDPSRLKQVLLNLLSNALKFTKEGTVSIQVERHPGVIALLVVDTGIGVSPEAQARLFQKFAQAEGGHSREYGGTGLGLVICKHLMEMMGGTISLSSEGLGTGSTLRITIPIA